The Tissierella sp. genome segment CTTTATTGATCATTTTATCATCAATATCTGTAAAGTTTACAATATATTTCACATTATATCCTCTATACACAAAAAACCTTCTTAGTGTGTCAAATATTACCATAGGTCTTGCATTTCCAACATGTATATAGTTGTAAACTGTTGGTCCGCAGGTATACATACTAACCTGACCTTCTACTATAGGTACAAATTCTTCCTTTTTCCTTGTTAGAGTATTATAAAGTTTCATTCTATCCCTCCTTCTTTATGCTGAATAACTAATAGTAAATAGCTAAAGACTGAAGCATAAAATCTTCTTATCTTTTAACTATTGGTTATTCACTATTTACTATTCACTGCCTTTGTAATTTTCCATTACATAATTTATTCTCTTCAATATATTTTCCTTGCCAAGTAATATTAGAATATTCACAAACTCTGGTCCGTGTGCTGTGCCTGTTAGTGCCACTCTGGCTGGCATAAACAAGTTCTTTCCTTTGACTCCTGTTGATTTTTGGATTAGCTTCATAAATCCTTTAGCATATTCTTCATCTATTACCTCTATATTATTTAACTCTTCTTTGATAGCGGTTAGAACAGTACCAACCTGTTCACCTTTAATAATCTCCAATGCATCTTCTTCTATGATTTCTACATGATCCTTCAATATAAATTCTACTTTTTCAACTATCTCAGATACTGTGTCTAAGGATTCTTGTACCGTATGAACCAATAGTTTGATCCAATCATAGTTATTTTCTACAAAGCTATCATCTATAAGATTTGCTTCAATCAAATAAGGAATAGCCATCTCTGTAATTTTTTCAACTGATGAAGATCTTATATAATGACCGTTTACCCAGTTTAACTTATCTTTATCAAATATTCCACCAGTTTTTGAAACTCTTTCAAAAGAAAATTTATCAATTAATTCATCCATTGATAGAATCTCTTGATTATCGTCGGGACTCCAACCTACTAGTGCTAAGTAATTGATTAGCCCTTCAGCTAAATATCCTTTATCTCTAAAATCTTCTACAGAAACATCCCCTTGTCGCTTGCTTAACTTCTTTCGATCCTTGTTTAACACAGTAGGAAGATGAACATATACAGGTTTTTCCCATCCAAAGACTTCATATAAATATATGTGTTTTGGTGTAGATGGCAACCATTCTTCTCCTCTAACTATATGAGTTATTTCCATTAAATAATCATCTACTACTACTGCCATGTGATAAGTTGGGTATCCATCGGATTTCAGAAGTACTTGATCATCTATGTCATCTGTATTTATTACAATATCCCCTCTAACTAAATCATGAAATTTCACATCATAGTTTTTAGGTAGTTTTAGTCTGACTACATATTCCTCACCCTTAGCAATTCTTCCTCTTGCTTCTTCTAAAGGTATATTTCTACAAAAACCATCATATTTTGGAACTAATCCATTAACTTTCTGTTCTTCACGTACAGCTTCTAATCTTTCTTTAGAGCAGAAACAATAATAAGCATGGCCCTTGCCAATAAGCTCATCTACATATTTCTTGTAGATATCCAATCTCTCCGATTGAATATATGGTCCGTGACTGCCTTTTTGTACAATCTTACCATCTTCAATAAATACACCCTCATCGTATTCTACCCCTGCCCAATGCAAGGACTCTATTAAATTTTCTATAGCTCCTTCTACAAGTCTCGTTTGATCAGTATCCTCTATCCTCAAAATAAACTTGCCATTATTTCGTTTAGCAAATAGATAATTGTATAGAGCTGTCCTAATAGATCCTATATGTATGAAACCCGTTGGACTTGGGGCGAATCTTAATCTAAATTCTTTCAAAACTGACACCTCCTAAATTAGTTACCTTATATTATATATCACAAAAAAGAAAGTGTAAACCATCCCCCAAAAATAAGTAAAAATACTATATCAAAATTTGAAATATTTCAGATTTTGATATAGTATTCCATAAAAATTATTATTGCAGTTTTTCCTTTTTCTTATAAAATTCGATAAAATTATTTTTTTGTTCCAAATGTGTTATATAGTCATTTTCAGATATTAATGATTTATCCTTTAATATTGATAATATTCCGATAAATTCATCACATAATTCCAACAGCGAAATTTCTAGTTCCATAAACCGATTCACCCTCCATATTTTCTCTGATTTTTATTATTTTAAATCATGCGGACATTCTCCTCTCAGATTTCTCCTACAACTTCTACCTAAAACAACCTAAAGAACAAATAAATAAGCTTTGCATCTAAAAATGATACTACAATAAACACTTAATTGAACAATTAATATTTTGCTAATAAATTATTATATATAGTATTCGATATTTGTTAGAAAATTCCTTCTTTTTTTCAAATATTTATATTTTTATTTGTTATATATTCATAATTTCCTATATTTATGATTAATATATGTAAATTCATTGCATTTGCTTTACATAAAATTGATATAAATACACAAATAGTCCTTTTGGGCTATTTGCATATTTATATACTTGTATATTTATATTTTTAACTTTTCTTTTTCAAATTCACCTTTTATTAAAGGAATTAATTCAGCAGTGTTAACCTCAAGCTTTTCCTCACTACCTCTAATCGAGTATTCTACGATGGATTCTGTTGCTCTCTTTCCTACTGTTATTCTAATTGGTATTCCTATTAAATCTCTATCTTTAAATTTAACCCCTGCTCGTTCATTTCTATCGTCTAAAAGTACTTCTACACCTAATGATTCCAGTTCTTTATATATCTTTTCTCCTAGATCCATCTGTTCCTCATTCTTTATATTTATTACGGTTACTATCACATGATAAGGTGCTATAACTAAAGGCCATATTATCCCTTCATCATCGTGATATTGCTCCACTACAGCTGCAACGGATCTAGAAACTCCAATACCGTAACAACCCATTACAAAAGATTTCTCCTTACCATTTTCATCTAAGAACTTTGCATCTAGGTCATCTGAGTATTTAGTGCCTAATTGGAATATATTTCCTACTTCTATCCCTCTATCCATATCCAATTTTTCACTGCATTTAGGACATATGTCTCCTTCTCTAACTAAAAGCAAATCTTCTACTACTTCACCTGCAAAGTCTCTTCCATAATTTACATTCTTCAAATGGTAATCTGTTTCATTCCCACCTACTATTAGATTTTTCATCTTAGAAATTCTAGAGTCTACTAACAATTTTACTTCCTTTTTTAATCCTACAGGCCCAGTAAATCCTTTGTTAGCCCCAGTAATATCGATTATTATATCTTCTGTAGCCATTTCTAGGTCATGCTCACCAATTCCAAGATGATTACATAGCTTAGTTTCATTTAACTCCCTATCGCCTGGGATAATAGCTATGACAGGTTTTCCTGCTGCATTAAATACTAAAGCTTTTGCAAAATTACTATGCTCAATTTTAAATAATTCTACTAAATCTTCAATAGTTGTAGCACCTGGAGTATATACCTTCTCTAGCTGAAGTTCTTCTGTATCATTATTGTTTATTTCATATTTTACTTCTGCTTTTTCATCAGTAGCTGCATAGTCACAATGATTACAATATGCCACTAGGCTTTCACCAACATCTGACATAGCCATAAATTCATGAGATACTTTTCCACCCATGGCACCAGTATCACCTTGCACTACTTTATATTTTAATTTAAGCCTCTTAAATACTTCATCATAAGCTTCCCACATTACTTGATAAGCTTTTTTCATATTTTCTTCGTCTACATCAAAGCTATAAGCATCTTTCATAATAAATTCTCTACATCTCATTAAACCAAATCTTGGTCTTTTTTCATCCCTGTACTTTGTTTGAATCTGATATAAATTTAAAGGAAGTTGCTTATATGATTTTATTTCATCCTTTATAAGATTTGTGAAATACTCTTCATGAGTAGGTCCAAGGCAAAATTCTCTATCATTTCTGTCTCTTAGCCTAAACATCTCAGGTCCAAAATTTTCCCATCTACCTGTTGCTTCCCATATCTCTTTTGGCTGAATAGCTGACATTAACAATTCTTGAGAGCCAGCTTTGTTCATTTCCTCCCTAACAATTCCCTCTACCTTCCTTATTACCTTGTATCCCATTGGAAGATAAGAATACACTCCACTAACTAGTTTCCTCATCATACCTGATCTAAGAAGCAATTTATGACTTGCTATTTCTGCCTCTGCTGGCATTTCTCTTAAAGTAGGTATATAAAGTTTTGACATTTTCATAATAAAATCACTCTCCTTATATTTTTCAACACAAATAAACCTCTCGTCTCTGCTAGAGACGAAAGGTTAGTTCCGTGGTACCACTCTAATAAATCCTACAAATATATCAAAAGGATTCACTCAATAGTTATAACGCACTACCGTTTAAGCTTTATCGCTTAAAGACTCTGGGGTAGGTTCAATATCAGTGAGGACAGAAGTCTTCCACCATTCAACTTCCTCTCTAGGACCTATAATATTTACTATTTCCCATCTTTGTCTATCTATTATAACACATTATACTAATAGAATTTTACTCTGTCAATTATTTTCTTTTTTCAAGCAAACAAACGCTATATGAAGAGATTCCCTCTTCTCTTCCTTCAAAACCTAACCATTCAGTAGTAGTAGCTTTAATGTTGATGTTCTCTATGGCTGTATTTAGTGTTTCTCCAATTATATTCCTCATGTCTTCTATATGTGGAGCCATCTTTGGTCTTTGGGCAACAATGGTTGCATCAATATTACCAATATTATATCCCATTTCATTCATCAATATGTTCACTTGAGATAAAAGATAAATACTAGATATGTCTTTGTACTTATTATCTGTATCTGGAAAATGCTTTCCTATATCTCCTAGTCCTAAGGCTCCTAAAATACTGTCCATTATTGCATGTACAAGTACATCTGCATCAGAATGACCTAGTAAGCCTTTCTCAAAGGGAATATCTATACCACCTATTATTAACTTTCTATCATCTACAAGTTGATGAACATCATATCCTAATCCAATCCTCATATTATCACCTAATTTGTATTTTATCTGCTTTGAAACAAAAATTCTCTCCTACTATAAAGCATATCTTTATCTTTAAATAATGATTCAGCAAGAATAATATCTTCTGGAGTAGTTATCTTTATATTATCATAAGAACCCATAATCATCTTTACATCATATCCTATTCTCTCTACTATAGAACTGTCATCAGTACCAAAATATTTATCATTTATTGCATTTTCATACCCTTTAATTAAGATATGTTTTTTAAAACATTGGGGTGTCTGAGCGGCCCATAGTAAAGATCTTTGTGGAGTCGATTGGATTTTGTCCTCTCCACTTACTACTTTAATGGTATCTGTTACAGGTACTCCTATAACACATGACCCATGTTCAACTACACCTTCAATTCCATCTTCAATATTTTCATTTTTTATAAAAGGCCTAGCTCCATCATGAGTCAATACTATGTCAGTCTTTTCATTTAATGCTAATATACCATTATATATAGAATCCTGTCTTTCCTTTCCACCTCTAATTATATTGGAAACTTTATTGAATTTATACTTTTTCACTATTTCTTTTCTACAATAATCAATTTCTTCTTCTTTAGATACTAATATTATTTCGTCAATGTATCTGCATTTCTCAAATTTCTCTATTGTATGTGCAAGTATTGGCTTCCCATCAATTGCAATAAATTGTTTGTTAATTCTACTACCCATTCTGTTACTCATTCCTGCAGCAGCAATAATTACAGATACAAAGTAATTTTTATACATCTTATCACCTCTTAGACATTATAGCATAGACTTTTCAAACATTAAACAGCTATTTATAGTTTACCCAAAAAGAAAAAAAAGACCCAATTGGGTCTTAGACAGCTCTATCTATCATTGATTTTGGTTTAGCAAATATCATCCTACCTGCGGATGTCTGAAGTACAGATGTAACTACAACATCTATTGTTTCTCCAATAAATTTTCTACCACTTTCAACTACTATCATAGTCCCATCATCTAAATACGCAAGTCCTTGCCCCAGTTCCTTGCCGTCTCTTACCACTTGAACCAACATCTCTTCTCCTGGTAATACTACTGGCTTCACTGCATTTGCTAACTCATTTATATTAAGCACAGCAATGCCTTGGACTTCTGCCACCTTATTTAGATTGTAGTCATTAGTTATTATCTTTCCCTTAAGTAGTTGAGTTAATTTCAATAGTTTAGAGTCTACTTCCTGAACATCATCAAATTTTTTGTCATTAATTATGACTTCAACATCTAATTCTTTTTGTATTTTATTTAAAATATCCAACCCTCTTCTTCCCCTATTTCGTTTTAATGAATCAGAAGAATCTGCAATATGTTGCAACTCTTCCAATACAAATACTGGTATAATAAGGGGTCCTTCAATAAATCCTGTCTTACAAATATCAGCTATCCTACCATCAATAATAACCGATGTATCTAATATTTTCGGAATGTATCTATTTTGAGTCTTTGCTTTATCCCTAGGATTCTTTCTAATATTACCTAATGAGGACGATATATCTTCCCTTTTCCTATGGGGAATAGTTAATCCTAAATATCCAAACATGCTATACAACAAAATTGATGCAATTAAACCAACATAAGGTATGCCTAAGTTATTCAAAGGTTGAGTTAATAAAAAAGCAATTATTAATCCAACAATTAATCCAACAGAGGATATAGTAATATCATAAGCAGAAAATTTCTCCAATTCCTTCTCAATAATACTGATTAATTTTCTGCCTCTACTAATAAACCTTGACGATAAAGCAAAAAATATAATTCCAAATAAAATTGAAACCCCAAGATTTAATGCTAATGTAAGCCATCCATCTCTGGGCATTGTTATAATTCCCAAATTTACAAATAGAGATAATATACTATATCCTAATAGCATCCCCAGTAGCCCAATCACTACCTTCAAAATCTTTCCAATCATCAATTCACCTCCTATTACTCTATTTATTTCCAATAATAATTATTATAAACCTATTTTATAAAATTTACACATTAATTTTCTTCTATTTCTATTTCTACTTCTATTAATTCATCTTCATCTCCTTCATGGCTTACAGCTTCTATAATTAATTGTTCTATATGTTCTAGATCTTTATCTGAAACTAAAACCATTTCTGAAAGAAGCATCTGTTTAGCAGAGCTTAGCATTTTTCTTTCCCCTGTAGATAAACCTTTTTCCATATCCAGCATCAATAGGTTTCGTACTACAGCTGCAATCTCAAAAATATCTCCTGATTTTATCCTATCCATATTGATTCTATATCTTCTGTTCCAATTCTGAGGCATTGATGATTTATTACCTTTAAGTATAGAAATAACTTTTTCCAGTTCAGCATTGTTGATTATCTCTCTTACTCCTACATCATCAACATTATCAACTGGAACCATAACCTTCATATCTCCAATAGGCATTCTCATTATAAAGTATTTTCTTTTTTCACCTAGAATTTCTTTTTCTTCTATGGATTCAATTACTCCAGCCCCGTGCATAGGATATACAACTTTATCTCCAATATTAAACATTCAAAAACCTCCTATTTTACCTTCTTACTCTATTATACATTAATTTGAGCTGAAAGTAAAGTTTATATTTTATCATAGTCTTATTTCTGTTGTCAATGCTTTTTACTAATATTATGAAAGTAATTATTATCAAATTTTTAAAAATTATTTTTATAAATAATTTATAGAAATATTTGACAACTCCTTGTCCTCATAAGTATAATGAAAATATAGCAAATAACTTTTGACAGGAGTGGACAATGTGAATGACAATATTATAATCACAGATACAGAGTCAACATGTGTAAATTTCCAGGCCGAAGTCTCTCAAGTTCTTATTAGACATAAAAGCATTTTAGATGTAACAACTAAACTTGATGAGTATAATGCCCGTATTAATAGAGCTGTAGCCAAATCTGTAACTTCTTGTGGATGTATTTCTATTCATGCTACTAAGCAAGACTATAGCAATGATTCTTTTGAAGAAATGCTAAATACAGTTAAAACTCATATTGAAGGGAAGATTTGCGACAGTTGTAAAGATGTTCTTTACGAGGAAATAGGTTCTTATATCTTTTACCTAGCCGCTCTTTGCAATACATTAGATCTAAGCTTAGATGATATTATTAAAAAAGAATATGATACAATTAAAACATTAGGAGTATTCAGTTTAAAATAGTAAAAGACGCATATTGTAGATTTACAAATGTGAATTGTAACTTAAAAAACAGTCTAGAAAAAATTCTAGACTGTTTTTAAGTTATTATATAAAAACACTTTTGATCACATCTCTTAATGTTTCCAATTCTATGATCTTTAACTTATTTGTTTTTATTCCCTTCCCACTATTTGGAGCAACATATACCTTAGAAAATCCCATTCTATCAAGTTCTCTTATCCTAGATTCAAGAGATGGAACTCTCTTCAATTCTCCAGTTAAGCCAACATCTGCTATGAAAACTGTGTCATTTGGTATTCCTATATGCTTTACTGAGGATACTATGCTCATAAGTACTGCTAGATTTGAAGCTTGCTCTTTTAACTTTATTCCTCCTGTAGTCTTGATTACTACATTTTTATCATAAAACTTTATTCCACCTCTTTGCTCTATGATAGATACTAAAGTGTTTAATTGCTCTCTTTTAAGACATTCTCCTATCCTTGAAGGGTAAGGTGTAAAAGAATCTGAAACAAGGCTCTCAATCTCAAGTATAATTGGTCTAGTTCCTTCCCTCACAACAGTTATAGAACTACCTGGCATTATATTATTTTGCTCCCGACTTGTCATAAAATACTCTGATGGATTATCTATGGAAATCATCCCTTTATCAGTGATGTAGAAAAATCCCATTTCGCCAGTTGATCCATATCTATTTTTTGTAGTTACTAAAGTCCTTAATTCTTCTCCACTTTCTCCTTCTATAAGGAGAACAGCATCTACTAAATGTTCTAATGCCCTAACTCCTGCAATTTCATCTTCTTTTGTCATTTGTCCAACCATAATAACAGCCCTTGGTCTATTATTATTCTTTGCAATTCCAACTAATTCATTTGCTCCTTCCATAGTTTGTGTAGGAGAACCAGCTCTAGAACTAGAAAATTCTGCAAGAGTAAATGTCTGTATACTATCGATTACTATAAGATCAGGATCTATTTCTTCAATAGTTTGAAGTACATTGTCCATACTGTTATCAGACATTACCCAAACATTAGAATTAATTTTCTCTATGATTCTATCTGCTCTGCTTTTTATTTGAGATTCACTTTCTTCCCCAGAGGCATATAGTACTTTATATCCCATCTTAGCTAAATCATTAGTTACTTGCAATAATAAAGTTGATTTCCCAGCTCCAGGCTTTGCTGCTAATATAGTGATAGAATCTCTAACTATTCCTCCACCCATGACTCTATTGAACTCATTGATACTAGTTACTATCCTATCACTATTGGTAGCTACAACATCTTGCAATCTCTTTATAGTTTTTCTTTCTGTTTTCTTATTACCAGCAAACTCCTTTTTTTCTTGTATCACAGTTTCTTTTAGGCTACCCCAAGAATCACATTCTGGACATTTCCCTAAATTACCTACACTATTATATCCACATTTATCACATATATATATGGTCCTTCTCTTCATTTTATCCCCCATAATATTCGGAAGAACATTTTAGTCCTTCTCTACATTGTTTTAAATACAAGCTCATCATTTTCATAATCAATTAGTATTTTGTCTTCCTTAGAAACATTTCCTCTTAATATCTCCTCTGCAAGCTTATCTTCTATCATTTTCCTTATGGTTCTCTCTAGAGGTCTAGCTCCATATACAGGATCAAAGCCCTTACTTGCAATATTTGATTTTGTATTATCAGAAATGACTACAGATACATCCATTTTTGAAAGACGCTTTTCTAAGTCCTTTATCATTATTTCAATAATTTGATTAACATGTTTTTCATCTAAACTATGGAAAACTATTATCTCATCAAGTCTATTTAGAAATTCAGGTCTAAATGTTCTCTTCAATTCCTCAGATATTGTTTCTTTCATTTTTTCATACTCTTCTTTTGTTTCTTCTTTTCCTGTAGAAAAGCCTAAAACATTTTGCTTTTTAATAGAGGTAGCTCCTACATTGGATGTCATAATAATTACTGCATTTTTAAAATCAACGGTTTTTCCCTTTGAATCTGTCAATCGTCCATCGTCTAATATCTGCAATAGCATATTAAATACATCAGGATGAGCCTTTTCAATCTCATCAAAGAGAATTACAGCATATGGTTTTCTCCTTACAGCTTCAGTTAGTTGGCCGCCTTCATCATATCCAACATATCCTGGAGGTGATCCAATTAGTCTTGAAACTGAATGTTTTTCCATATATTCAGACATATCTATTCTTATCATAGCATCCTCGTCACCAAATAGAGCATCCGCCAATGCCTTAGCTAAATATGTCTTACCTACTCCTGTAGGTCCAACAAAAATAAAGCTGCCTACAGGTTTCTTTGGATCCTTAAGACCTACCCTAGACCTTCTTACTGCATTTGCCACAGCTTCTACAGCTTGCTCTTGACCTATTACTCTTTTATGCAAAATATCTTCTAAGTTTAATAGTCTTTCAGATTCTTCTGATGTCATTTTTGTAACAGGTACTCCTGTCCAATTTGATACTACCTTAGCTATTTCTTCATAATTAACTACCATACTTGATGTCTGTTTTTCTTGCTCCCATTTGGTCTTATTGCTACTTAGTTCTTCTTTGACTTGTCTTTCCATATCCCTTATTTTTGCTGCCTTTTCATAGTTTTGAGTATTTATAGCTTCCTCTTTTTCTTGAGATAAATCTTCTAGTTTTTCCTCCAAACTCTTTAATTCTACAGGTGCAACATAAGAACTTATCCTAATCATTGAAGCAGCTTCATCTATTAAGTCAATAGCCTTATCAGGCAAAAATCTATCAGTAATATATCTACTGGATAATTCTGCTGCAGCTTTTATTGCCTCATCAGTTATTTTTACCCTATGATGAGCTTCATATTTATCCCTTAGACCTTCCAATATTTTAATAGTATCCTCAACACTAGGTTCTTCTACCATAATAGGTTGTAATCTTCTTTCTAATGCTGAATCTTTTTCAATATACTTTCTATACTCATCTATAGTCGTTGCACCTACTACTTGTAATTCACCCCTAGCAAGTACAGGTTTTAATATGTTTGAAGCATCTATAGCACCCTCAGCTGCCCCCGCACCAACTATGGTATGGAGTTCATCAATAAAAAGTATAACATCTCCTGCTTCTTTCAATTCCTTCATAACAGATTTTAATCTTTCTTCAAATTCACCTCTATATTTTGCTCCAGCAATCATCCCTGGTAGATCAAGAGTAACTACTCTCTTATCTTTTATAATCTCAGGCACTGTTCCCTCAATTATTTTTTGTGCCAGTCCCTCAGCAATAGCTGTTTTCCCAACACCAGGTTCACCTATTAAAACTGGATTATTTTTCGTTCTTCTACTTAAGATTTGGATTACTCGCTCTATCTCTTTCATCCTTCCGATAACTGGATCTATCTCTCCAGCTTCAGCCATCTTATTTAGATCAATACTATATTTGGATAAATTAGGTGTATTTGGATTAGATACTTCTGTATTTGGATTTTGCTTAGCGCCTGTATCAGTTATCATACTCAATACAAATTCGCCTAGCTTACTAATATCTACTCCTAATTTTTTCAAGACAACTATTGCTACACCTTCGCCTTCTTCCAATAATCCTAAAAGTAAATGTTCTGTGCCAACATAATTGTGTCCTAGATTTCTTGCTTCAATAAATCCTAACTCAAATATTCTCTTTGTCCTAGGAGTAAACCCTAGGATATCTGATCCATAGTCACCTTGCCCTATAGCTGCAATAATTTCTGCTCTTGCTTTATCTAATGTCACTCCAAATTCCACAAGAGCCTTAGCCCCTACACCTTCTCCCTCAGCTATCAAACCTAGTAATAGATGTTCTGTGCCGACATAGTTGTGTTTTAGACCCTTAGCTTCTTCTTGAGATAAGAGTATTGCCTTCTGTGCTTTTTCTGTAAATCTTCCAAACATTGCCATATCAATTATACCTCCAAACCTATTAAGTTATTTCTTAGAATTTGAGCCCTATACATATCTCTCTCTTCTTTTATCATATCTTTGTGTGAACTTATTTGTATACTAGCTGGTTGAATTTCTACCATTAGTTTTACAATATCCTTAGAATTTATGTTTTTAATTAATCCCATATCACATCCAAGCTTAACATTTGATAAATGAGTCATGGATTCTTCAGATGAAATAATCCTACTATAATTCAATATACCCAATGACCTAAATATTTTATCTTCAAGTTCAATACTTTTTTTGTCCATCATATATTTTCGTGTACTTCTTTCCCTAGATACTATTTGAAATATGACCTTATTTAATTTCTTAATTATATCTTCCTCTTTCTCACCTAAAGTTGTTTGATTTGATATTTGAAAAAGATTACCTAAGACT includes the following:
- a CDS encoding ATP-dependent Clp protease ATP-binding subunit translates to MAMFGRFTEKAQKAILLSQEEAKGLKHNYVGTEHLLLGLIAEGEGVGAKALVEFGVTLDKARAEIIAAIGQGDYGSDILGFTPRTKRIFELGFIEARNLGHNYVGTEHLLLGLLEEGEGVAIVVLKKLGVDISKLGEFVLSMITDTGAKQNPNTEVSNPNTPNLSKYSIDLNKMAEAGEIDPVIGRMKEIERVIQILSRRTKNNPVLIGEPGVGKTAIAEGLAQKIIEGTVPEIIKDKRVVTLDLPGMIAGAKYRGEFEERLKSVMKELKEAGDVILFIDELHTIVGAGAAEGAIDASNILKPVLARGELQVVGATTIDEYRKYIEKDSALERRLQPIMVEEPSVEDTIKILEGLRDKYEAHHRVKITDEAIKAAAELSSRYITDRFLPDKAIDLIDEAASMIRISSYVAPVELKSLEEKLEDLSQEKEEAINTQNYEKAAKIRDMERQVKEELSSNKTKWEQEKQTSSMVVNYEEIAKVVSNWTGVPVTKMTSEESERLLNLEDILHKRVIGQEQAVEAVANAVRRSRVGLKDPKKPVGSFIFVGPTGVGKTYLAKALADALFGDEDAMIRIDMSEYMEKHSVSRLIGSPPGYVGYDEGGQLTEAVRRKPYAVILFDEIEKAHPDVFNMLLQILDDGRLTDSKGKTVDFKNAVIIMTSNVGATSIKKQNVLGFSTGKEETKEEYEKMKETISEELKRTFRPEFLNRLDEIIVFHSLDEKHVNQIIEIMIKDLEKRLSKMDVSVVISDNTKSNIASKGFDPVYGARPLERTIRKMIEDKLAEEILRGNVSKEDKILIDYENDELVFKTM